In Triticum urartu cultivar G1812 chromosome 6, Tu2.1, whole genome shotgun sequence, the following proteins share a genomic window:
- the LOC125515175 gene encoding uncharacterized protein LOC125515175 isoform X1, translating to MAQPEQSEQPWEYTLRKYLLLLATLVVNVTYAAGFNPPGGVWQAAYDGQPAGDPIIRDTHYHRYLAFFYCNATAFAASLVVIVLILILAVRHDKEKEKKKKDAVQVIKPLRVVMVLDLLGLVGAYGAGTCRDRISIIYTAVLVAAVFAYIVVLKLLDRCRPNKNPGSSSSGATPISETNNGVSATTTPDLESDRKVAEKALKTEEQLCKVLMLLATFAVSITYVAGLSTPGGFWDSTGGRHHPGDAILRDQRGQRLTAFFLFNTTAFVASLLIAMLLIIDGKKLRDKTARFHVLYVCIFAVLVGLLGAYAAGSCRKTDTTVYVVSLVGAVLAYILLHLFCSPAQQNDGNQQSNDASGREALDKARSLVLLLATLAATITYTAGLDPPGGVWQDNGDGHMAGDPILLATNARMYKAFYYCNSVAFVASLVVIILVQMEKLVKHHVLEAAMILDLFGLIGAYAAGSCRNVNTSIYVMALAGLVLVYVVIHVIFFTLDHEDKNHGDQANQLLEKRRKRLLLFAILAATITYQAGLTPPGGFLLQDDKLGHQAGDPVLLYNFPRRYKAFFYCNSVSFMLSISLILLLVNPNLYRPAIRSNALSVCTAVGLFCLMVAYAAGSTQHLKTSIYIFVLVGAVLFVAAGLLLVFALRELNKNGAAPAAPSRPTGQEGGQEENRNGISAADVPSRPTGQGDEEEENRDGISAADALSIPIEQEEEEKAKNEKRKNHARRKYLMLLGILVASVAYQAGLEPPGGTWQNNDNRYKAGNPVMHDNMRPRYLVFFYSNSISFVASIVVIIMLLPHWLPDEREEGWKTWSLKVMNRAIRLDLFALLVAYAAGSNRGWKTSVIVVALIIAVLSYFAIHMILSCTVCQGKKTQGTSASLQHVAMTHKSSNQNPPAQRDSLSV from the exons ATGGCTCAGCCGGAGCAGAGCGAGCAGCCATGGGAGTACACCCTGCGGAAGTACCTCCTGCTGCTGGCCACCCTGGTGGTCAACGTGACGTACGCCGCGGGCTTCAACCCGCCGGGAGGGGTCTGGCAGGCCGCCTACGACGGCCAACCCGCCGGCGACCCGATCATCCGCGACACCCACTACCACCGCTACCTCGCCTTCTTCTACTGCAACGCCACCGCCTTCGCCGCCTCGCTCGTGGtcatcgtgctcatcctcatccTCGCCGTCCGGCACgacaaggagaaggagaagaagaagaaggacgcCGTTCAGGTCATCAAGCCACTGCGGGTCGTCATGGTGTTGGACCTGCTCGGCCTCGTGGGCGCCTACGGCGCTGGAACCTGCCGGGATAGGATTTCCATCATCTACACCGCGGTTCTGGTGGCCGCTGTCTTCGCCTACATTGTAGTTCTCAAGTTGCTGGACCGGTGTCGTCCAAACAAGAACCCCGGCTCTAGCTCCAGCGGCGCCACCCCCATCTCTGAAACCAACAACGGGGTCAGCGCAACTACCACCCCTGACCTCGAATCTGACCGCAAGGTCGCTGAAAAGGCGTTGAAAACCGAAGAACAGCTCTGCAAGGTCCTGATGCTTCTCGCGACGTTCGCAGTGAGCATCACATACGTCGCCGGACTGAGCACGCCCGGTGGCTTCTGGGACAGCACCGGCGGCAGGCATCACCCTGGCGACGCGATTCTCAGGGACCAACGCGGCCAGCGCCTGACCGCGTTTTTCCTCTTCAACACCACGGCGTTCGTGGCGTCCCTGCTCATCGCCATGCTGCTCATCATCGATGGAAAGAAGCTCCGTGACAAGACGGCTCGGTTTCACGTGCTCTATGTGTGCATCTTTGCCGTGCTTGTTGGCCTCCTCGGCGCATACGCTGCCGGGAGCTGCAGGAAAACCGACACCACAGTCTACGTGGTCTCCCTCGTCGGCGCCGTTCTTGCATACATTCTCCTCCATCTCTTCTGCAG TCCAGCCCAACAAAATGATGGAAATCAACAGAGTAATGATGCTAG TGGTAGGGAGGCTCTGGACAAGGCTCGCTCTCTTGTTCTACTGCTCGCCACTCTTGCCGCCACCATCACCTACACAGCGGGGTTGGACCCGCCGGGTGGCGTTTGGCAGGACAACGGTGACGGGCACATGGCTGGCGACCCCATCCTCCTCGCGACAAACGCTAGGATGTACAAGGCCTTCTACTACTGCAACTCGGTTGCGTTTGTGGCCTCATTGGTGGTCATCATCTTGGTCCAGATGGAGAAGCTGGTCAAGCACCATGTGCTGGAGGCAGCCATGATACTCGACCTGTTTGGCCTCATCGGTGCATATGCCGCTGGGAGCTGCCGGAACGTGAATACCTCCATTTACGTCATGGCTTTGGCAGGCCTCGTCCTGGTCTATGTGGTGATCCATGTTATCTTCTTCACGCTGGACCACGAGGACAAAAACCACGGCGACCAGGCAAATCAGTTGCTGGAGAAGAGGCGCAAACGGTTGCTCCTCTTCGCGATCTTGGCTGCGACCATTACCTACCAAGCCGGCCTCACCCCTCCTGGTGGCTTCCTGCTCCAGGATGACAAGCTCGGACACCAGGCTGGCGACCCGGTCCTCTTGTACAACTTCCCACGTCGCTACAAGGCATTCTTCTACTGCAACTCGGTGAGCTTCATGCTGTCCATCTCCCTCATCCTCCTCCTGGTGAACCCCAATCTATACAGGCCAGCCATACGAAGCAATGCGCTATCTGTTTGTACGGCTGTGGGCTTGTTTTGTTTGATGGTGGCCTACGCCGCTGGAAGCACCCAGCACCTCAAGACATCCATCTACATCTTTGTGTTGGTCGGTGCGGTCCTCTTCGTTGCAGCTGGACTGCTGCTAGTATTTGCGCTGAGGGAGCTGAACAAAAATGGTGCAGCACCTGCTGCGCCATCCAGACCCACTGGACAGGAGGGCGGCCAAGAAGAAAACAGAAATGGCATCTCAGCAGCTGATGTGCCATCCAGACCCACTGGACAGGGggacgaagaagaagaaaacaGAGATGGCATCTCGGCAGCTGATGCACTATCCATACCTATTGAacaggaggaagaagaaaaagcaAAGAATGAAAAGAGGAAGAACCATGCAAGGCGCAAATACCTGATGCTGCTAGGTATCTTGGTGGCGAGCGTAGCCTACCAGGCCGGCCTAGAACCCCCCGGCGGGACGTGGCAGAACAACGACAACAGGTACAAGGCGGGCAACCCGGTGATGCATGACAACATGAGGCCCCGGTACCTTGTCTTCTTCTACAGCAACTCCATTTCCTTTGTGGCTTCCATCGTTGTCATCATCATGCTGCTGCCGCATTGGCTGCCAGACGAGAGGGAAGAAGGATGGAAGACATGGTCGCTGAAGGTGATGAACCGGGCGATCAGACTGGATCTGTTTGCTCTCCTGGTGGCCTATGCAGCCGGCTCCAACAGGGGGTGGAAGACGTCTGTGATTGTGGTCGCGCTCATCATCGCCGTACTGAGCTACTTTGCAATCCATATGATACTATCATGCACCGTTTGTCAAGGTAAGAAGACCCAAGGCACATCTGCAAGCTTACAGCATGTTGCCATGACGCATAAGAGCAGCAACCAGAATCCTCCAGCACAGCGTGATTCATTATCAGTGTGA
- the LOC125515175 gene encoding uncharacterized protein LOC125515175 isoform X2 — MAQPEQSEQPWEYTLRKYLLLLATLVVNVTYAAGFNPPGGVWQAAYDGQPAGDPIIRDTHYHRYLAFFYCNATAFAASLVVIVLILILAVRHDKEKEKKKKDAVQVIKPLRVVMVLDLLGLVGAYGAGTCRDRISIIYTAVLVAAVFAYIVVLKLLDRCRPNKNPGSSSSGATPISETNNGVSATTTPDLESDRKVAEKALKTEEQLCKVLMLLATFAVSITYVAGLSTPGGFWDSTGGRHHPGDAILRDQRGQRLTAFFLFNTTAFVASLLIAMLLIIDGKKLRDKTARFHVLYVCIFAVLVGLLGAYAAGSCRKTDTTVYVVSLVGAVLAYILLHLFCSPAQQNDGNQQSNDASGREALDKARSLVLLLATLAATITYTAGLDPPGGVWQDNGDGHMAGDPVLLYNFPRRYKAFFYCNSVSFMLSISLILLLVNPNLYRPAIRSNALSVCTAVGLFCLMVAYAAGSTQHLKTSIYIFVLVGAVLFVAAGLLLVFALRELNKNGAAPAAPSRPTGQEGGQEENRNGISAADVPSRPTGQGDEEEENRDGISAADALSIPIEQEEEEKAKNEKRKNHARRKYLMLLGILVASVAYQAGLEPPGGTWQNNDNRYKAGNPVMHDNMRPRYLVFFYSNSISFVASIVVIIMLLPHWLPDEREEGWKTWSLKVMNRAIRLDLFALLVAYAAGSNRGWKTSVIVVALIIAVLSYFAIHMILSCTVCQGKKTQGTSASLQHVAMTHKSSNQNPPAQRDSLSV; from the exons ATGGCTCAGCCGGAGCAGAGCGAGCAGCCATGGGAGTACACCCTGCGGAAGTACCTCCTGCTGCTGGCCACCCTGGTGGTCAACGTGACGTACGCCGCGGGCTTCAACCCGCCGGGAGGGGTCTGGCAGGCCGCCTACGACGGCCAACCCGCCGGCGACCCGATCATCCGCGACACCCACTACCACCGCTACCTCGCCTTCTTCTACTGCAACGCCACCGCCTTCGCCGCCTCGCTCGTGGtcatcgtgctcatcctcatccTCGCCGTCCGGCACgacaaggagaaggagaagaagaagaaggacgcCGTTCAGGTCATCAAGCCACTGCGGGTCGTCATGGTGTTGGACCTGCTCGGCCTCGTGGGCGCCTACGGCGCTGGAACCTGCCGGGATAGGATTTCCATCATCTACACCGCGGTTCTGGTGGCCGCTGTCTTCGCCTACATTGTAGTTCTCAAGTTGCTGGACCGGTGTCGTCCAAACAAGAACCCCGGCTCTAGCTCCAGCGGCGCCACCCCCATCTCTGAAACCAACAACGGGGTCAGCGCAACTACCACCCCTGACCTCGAATCTGACCGCAAGGTCGCTGAAAAGGCGTTGAAAACCGAAGAACAGCTCTGCAAGGTCCTGATGCTTCTCGCGACGTTCGCAGTGAGCATCACATACGTCGCCGGACTGAGCACGCCCGGTGGCTTCTGGGACAGCACCGGCGGCAGGCATCACCCTGGCGACGCGATTCTCAGGGACCAACGCGGCCAGCGCCTGACCGCGTTTTTCCTCTTCAACACCACGGCGTTCGTGGCGTCCCTGCTCATCGCCATGCTGCTCATCATCGATGGAAAGAAGCTCCGTGACAAGACGGCTCGGTTTCACGTGCTCTATGTGTGCATCTTTGCCGTGCTTGTTGGCCTCCTCGGCGCATACGCTGCCGGGAGCTGCAGGAAAACCGACACCACAGTCTACGTGGTCTCCCTCGTCGGCGCCGTTCTTGCATACATTCTCCTCCATCTCTTCTGCAG TCCAGCCCAACAAAATGATGGAAATCAACAGAGTAATGATGCTAG TGGTAGGGAGGCTCTGGACAAGGCTCGCTCTCTTGTTCTACTGCTCGCCACTCTTGCCGCCACCATCACCTACACAGCGGGGTTGGACCCGCCGGGTGGCGTTTGGCAGGACAACGGTGACGGGCACATG GCTGGCGACCCGGTCCTCTTGTACAACTTCCCACGTCGCTACAAGGCATTCTTCTACTGCAACTCGGTGAGCTTCATGCTGTCCATCTCCCTCATCCTCCTCCTGGTGAACCCCAATCTATACAGGCCAGCCATACGAAGCAATGCGCTATCTGTTTGTACGGCTGTGGGCTTGTTTTGTTTGATGGTGGCCTACGCCGCTGGAAGCACCCAGCACCTCAAGACATCCATCTACATCTTTGTGTTGGTCGGTGCGGTCCTCTTCGTTGCAGCTGGACTGCTGCTAGTATTTGCGCTGAGGGAGCTGAACAAAAATGGTGCAGCACCTGCTGCGCCATCCAGACCCACTGGACAGGAGGGCGGCCAAGAAGAAAACAGAAATGGCATCTCAGCAGCTGATGTGCCATCCAGACCCACTGGACAGGGggacgaagaagaagaaaacaGAGATGGCATCTCGGCAGCTGATGCACTATCCATACCTATTGAacaggaggaagaagaaaaagcaAAGAATGAAAAGAGGAAGAACCATGCAAGGCGCAAATACCTGATGCTGCTAGGTATCTTGGTGGCGAGCGTAGCCTACCAGGCCGGCCTAGAACCCCCCGGCGGGACGTGGCAGAACAACGACAACAGGTACAAGGCGGGCAACCCGGTGATGCATGACAACATGAGGCCCCGGTACCTTGTCTTCTTCTACAGCAACTCCATTTCCTTTGTGGCTTCCATCGTTGTCATCATCATGCTGCTGCCGCATTGGCTGCCAGACGAGAGGGAAGAAGGATGGAAGACATGGTCGCTGAAGGTGATGAACCGGGCGATCAGACTGGATCTGTTTGCTCTCCTGGTGGCCTATGCAGCCGGCTCCAACAGGGGGTGGAAGACGTCTGTGATTGTGGTCGCGCTCATCATCGCCGTACTGAGCTACTTTGCAATCCATATGATACTATCATGCACCGTTTGTCAAGGTAAGAAGACCCAAGGCACATCTGCAAGCTTACAGCATGTTGCCATGACGCATAAGAGCAGCAACCAGAATCCTCCAGCACAGCGTGATTCATTATCAGTGTGA